A genomic window from Pantoea alhagi includes:
- the ettA gene encoding energy-dependent translational throttle protein EttA: MAQFVYSMHRVGKVVPPKRHILKNISLSFFPGAKIGVLGLNGAGKSTLLRIMAGIDKDIEGEARPQPGIKIGYLPQEPQLNPEHTVRESVEEAVAEVVGALKRLDEVYALYAEPEADFDKLAAEQGKLEEIIQAHDGHNLNVQLERAADALRLPDWEAKVANLSGGERRRVALCRLLLEKPDMLLLDEPTNHLDAESVAWLERFLHDFEGTVVAITHDRYFLDNVAGWILELDRGEGIPWEGNYSSWLEQKDQRLAQEASQEAARRKSIEKELEWVRQGAKGRQSKGKARLARFEELNSTEYQKRNETNELFIPPGPRLGDKVVEVSNLRKSYGDRLLIDDLSFSVPKGAIVGIIGPNGAGKSTLFRMMSGQEQPDSGSITLGDTVKLASVDQFRDSMDNSKTVWEEVSGGLDIMKIGNTEMPSRAYVGRFNFKGVDQGKRVGELSGGERGRLHLAKLLQVGGNMLLLDEPTNDLDIETLRALENALLEFPGCAMVISHDRWFLDRIATHILDYQGEGKVEFFEGNFTEYEEYKKRTLGAEALEPKRIKYKRMAK, encoded by the coding sequence GTGGCTCAATTCGTCTACAGCATGCATCGCGTCGGAAAAGTTGTTCCGCCGAAGCGTCATATTCTTAAGAACATCTCCCTGAGCTTTTTCCCGGGCGCAAAAATCGGCGTACTGGGCTTAAACGGCGCGGGTAAATCTACGCTGCTGCGCATTATGGCGGGCATTGATAAAGATATCGAAGGCGAGGCACGTCCGCAGCCTGGCATCAAAATCGGCTACCTGCCGCAGGAGCCGCAGCTTAATCCGGAACATACCGTACGCGAATCGGTAGAAGAAGCGGTAGCTGAAGTGGTTGGCGCGCTGAAGCGTCTCGATGAGGTTTACGCGCTGTATGCCGAACCGGAAGCCGATTTCGACAAGCTGGCAGCTGAACAGGGCAAGCTGGAAGAGATTATTCAGGCACACGATGGTCATAACCTGAACGTGCAGCTGGAGCGCGCCGCTGATGCGCTGCGCCTGCCGGACTGGGAGGCAAAAGTGGCCAATCTCTCCGGTGGTGAACGCCGCCGTGTGGCACTGTGCCGTCTGCTGCTGGAAAAGCCAGACATGCTGCTGCTCGACGAACCGACCAACCACCTGGATGCCGAATCTGTCGCCTGGCTGGAGCGCTTCCTGCACGATTTCGAAGGCACGGTAGTGGCTATCACCCATGACCGTTATTTCCTGGATAACGTCGCAGGCTGGATCCTGGAGCTGGACCGTGGCGAAGGCATTCCATGGGAAGGCAACTACTCTTCCTGGCTGGAACAGAAAGATCAGCGTCTGGCGCAGGAAGCTTCTCAGGAAGCGGCGCGTCGTAAGTCGATTGAGAAAGAGCTGGAGTGGGTACGTCAGGGCGCGAAAGGCCGTCAGTCAAAAGGCAAAGCCCGTCTGGCGCGCTTTGAAGAGCTGAACAGCACCGAATACCAGAAACGTAACGAAACTAACGAACTCTTTATTCCACCGGGTCCGCGCCTGGGCGATAAAGTGGTGGAAGTGAGCAACCTGCGTAAATCGTACGGCGATCGTCTGCTGATTGACGATCTCTCTTTCTCCGTGCCGAAAGGCGCGATTGTCGGGATTATCGGTCCGAACGGCGCGGGTAAATCCACGCTGTTTCGTATGATGTCCGGTCAGGAACAGCCGGACAGCGGCAGCATCACGCTCGGCGATACGGTGAAACTGGCCTCTGTGGATCAGTTCCGTGACAGCATGGATAATTCAAAAACCGTCTGGGAAGAAGTTTCCGGCGGGCTGGATATCATGAAGATCGGCAATACCGAAATGCCAAGCCGCGCCTACGTGGGCCGCTTTAACTTTAAAGGTGTCGATCAGGGCAAACGCGTTGGCGAGCTTTCCGGTGGTGAGCGCGGTCGTCTGCACCTGGCAAAACTGCTGCAGGTAGGCGGCAACATGCTGCTGCTGGATGAACCAACCAACGACCTGGACATCGAAACCCTGCGCGCGCTGGAAAACGCCCTGCTGGAGTTCCCGGGCTGCGCGATGGTGATCTCGCATGACCGTTGGTTCCTTGACCGTATCGCCACCCATATCCTCGACTATCAGGGCGAGGGTAAGGTTGAGTTCTTCGAAGGTAACTTTACCGAATACGAAGAGTACAAGAAGCGTACCCTCGGTGCGGAAGCGCTGGAGCCGAAACGCATCAAATACAAGCGTATGGCGAAGTAA
- a CDS encoding LysR family transcriptional regulator encodes MALKRLQDMALFALVAESGSFTAAARRAGLPKSSVSQRISQLEQAIGLRLLNRTTRQLNLTFAGERYLIHCQEMIQASEHADLAIERLRDNPSGRLRITTPAGIGATLLARCNAEFQQRYPDVTLEVSVSDDMRDLVQGGFDLALRTGKPQDSSLIGRRIGLCQRLLVASANYLTKNPRITHPQQLATHRCIAHRAWKEWLLRREEEHYRWLLPSMHLTDNLLYARECAINDAGITLLPRFLTETAVARGELVQVLPEWETEGNELWLVWPGRKLNSPALARFIDFAQQSMAFREFYR; translated from the coding sequence ATGGCGTTAAAGCGGTTACAGGATATGGCGCTGTTTGCGCTGGTGGCTGAAAGCGGAAGCTTTACCGCTGCTGCCCGGCGCGCCGGTCTGCCAAAATCGAGCGTCAGCCAGCGCATTAGCCAGCTGGAACAGGCGATAGGTTTGCGTTTGCTCAACCGCACAACGCGCCAGCTCAACCTGACTTTCGCAGGTGAACGCTATCTTATTCACTGTCAGGAGATGATCCAGGCCAGCGAACATGCGGATCTGGCTATTGAGCGCCTGCGCGACAACCCAAGCGGTCGTTTACGGATCACCACGCCCGCCGGTATTGGTGCGACGCTGCTGGCGCGCTGTAACGCTGAGTTCCAGCAGCGCTATCCGGACGTTACGCTGGAAGTGTCGGTGTCTGATGATATGCGTGACCTGGTGCAGGGAGGGTTCGATCTGGCGCTGCGTACCGGTAAGCCGCAGGATTCGTCGCTCATCGGCCGACGTATTGGACTTTGTCAGCGGCTACTGGTTGCTTCAGCAAACTACCTGACAAAAAATCCGCGCATCACGCATCCGCAACAGCTGGCGACGCATCGCTGTATTGCCCACCGAGCCTGGAAAGAGTGGCTGCTGCGCCGTGAAGAAGAGCACTATCGCTGGCTGCTGCCCTCTATGCATTTAACGGATAACCTGCTTTATGCGCGCGAATGCGCTATCAACGATGCTGGCATTACGCTATTGCCGCGTTTTCTGACGGAAACCGCGGTCGCCAGGGGAGAGTTGGTGCAGGTTCTGCCGGAGTGGGAAACGGAAGGGAATGAGCTGTGGCTGGTCTGGCCGGGTCGCAAACTGAATTCGCCTGCGCTGGCGCGCTTTATCGATTTTGCCCAGCAAAGCATGGCGTTTCGGGAGTTTTATCGCTAA
- a CDS encoding zinc-binding alcohol dehydrogenase family protein, which produces MSMRAIAVNPQDPAQFTEIQSEKPTPGEYDLLVEVKAVSINPVDTKVHKGVQKSGLQQPRILGWDASAVVVETGSKVTQFAPGDEVYYAGDITRPGSNSTFQLVDARIVGRKPQSLDWGAAAAIPLTALTAWEGLFEHLRIQQATEEQTLLIIGGAGGVGSLAIPFTKLHSKVRVIATASRPDSVQWCKDRGADIVINYKNMPEELEQHGIKQVDYIFCLNDTDGHWDTIGKLIAPQGQICTIVENAHPLDMEQLKLKSAALHWEFMFTRSMYQTPDMARQGEILNEVAQLLDAGKIESTLNETLHGLSVETLTQAHARVLEGHMRGKVVITY; this is translated from the coding sequence ATGTCTATGCGTGCTATTGCTGTTAATCCTCAAGACCCGGCGCAGTTCACAGAAATTCAGTCAGAAAAACCCACTCCTGGCGAGTACGATCTGCTGGTGGAAGTTAAAGCCGTATCAATCAATCCGGTCGATACCAAAGTGCATAAAGGCGTACAGAAGAGCGGTCTGCAACAGCCGCGTATTCTGGGATGGGATGCCAGCGCAGTCGTGGTTGAGACGGGCAGTAAAGTGACGCAGTTTGCGCCCGGAGACGAGGTTTACTATGCGGGTGATATTACGCGCCCGGGAAGCAACAGTACCTTTCAGCTGGTAGATGCGCGCATTGTGGGCCGTAAACCGCAGAGTCTTGACTGGGGCGCAGCGGCAGCAATCCCGCTAACGGCATTAACCGCCTGGGAAGGCCTGTTTGAGCACCTGCGTATACAGCAAGCAACCGAAGAGCAAACGCTGCTGATCATCGGCGGCGCTGGCGGCGTGGGCTCGCTGGCCATCCCCTTTACCAAACTGCACAGTAAAGTTCGGGTAATCGCTACCGCCTCACGTCCTGATTCGGTGCAATGGTGTAAAGATCGCGGGGCTGATATCGTGATCAACTATAAAAATATGCCGGAGGAACTGGAGCAGCACGGTATCAAACAGGTGGATTATATTTTCTGTCTGAACGATACCGACGGTCACTGGGATACGATCGGCAAGCTGATTGCGCCGCAGGGCCAGATCTGCACCATTGTTGAAAATGCGCATCCACTGGATATGGAACAGTTGAAACTCAAAAGCGCGGCGCTGCACTGGGAATTTATGTTCACCCGCAGCATGTATCAAACGCCGGATATGGCGCGTCAGGGTGAGATCCTTAACGAAGTGGCTCAGCTGCTGGATGCGGGCAAAATAGAGAGTACGCTGAACGAAACGCTACACGGATTAAGTGTTGAAACACTCACTCAGGCACATGCGCGTGTCCTTGAAGGACATATGCGTGGCAAAGTAGTTATTACTTACTGA
- a CDS encoding LysR family transcriptional regulator: MHKDINHLVRMDLNLLPILDTLLNEKSVSKTADKLNVTPPAISKSLNKIRDTFQDQLLVRSGMSLELTPLAVRLKPQLRELLDNIQNVLHQNIELNGKELPRSFNIVTNDILMSKLSYKLMKKSIQENTNHIFNFNYDNATSCVLRSEDIDLYIGEDKSLSPEVSIRTIGHSECVLIATKDHPVFQMEKSLKNLKEFILIVPKNRLKEEMESLYRERGYKRKIHGISAGYLPIIENIIQTRSLGIVPMYVVDVLQRMNLDVDFFKPDFDLPKVRIIQAWHPRYHNCSSHKWLRDISKDLLDF; the protein is encoded by the coding sequence ATGCATAAAGACATTAATCATTTGGTAAGAATGGATTTAAACCTGCTGCCTATTCTGGATACTTTGCTTAACGAAAAAAGTGTAAGCAAAACGGCGGACAAACTTAATGTGACTCCGCCCGCAATTAGTAAATCATTGAATAAAATCAGAGACACCTTCCAGGATCAGCTTCTGGTTCGTTCTGGCATGAGTCTGGAGCTGACGCCATTAGCGGTACGCCTTAAACCTCAGCTTAGAGAGCTGCTGGATAATATCCAAAATGTTCTGCACCAAAATATTGAGCTTAACGGCAAAGAGCTGCCGCGCTCTTTTAACATCGTAACCAATGATATTCTGATGTCTAAGCTTAGCTATAAACTGATGAAAAAAAGCATTCAGGAGAATACCAACCACATTTTCAATTTTAACTATGACAACGCGACATCCTGTGTGCTACGCAGCGAAGATATCGATCTCTATATCGGGGAGGATAAAAGCCTCAGCCCGGAGGTGAGTATACGTACTATCGGCCACAGCGAATGCGTATTGATAGCCACCAAAGACCACCCTGTTTTTCAGATGGAAAAGTCTTTGAAAAACCTAAAAGAGTTTATTCTTATCGTTCCCAAAAACAGGCTGAAGGAAGAGATGGAAAGCCTCTATCGCGAGCGCGGCTATAAACGCAAAATTCATGGTATCAGCGCAGGCTACCTGCCTATTATCGAAAATATTATTCAAACGCGCAGCCTGGGTATCGTTCCGATGTATGTTGTTGATGTTTTACAGCGAATGAACCTTGATGTGGACTTTTTCAAGCCCGACTTCGATCTGCCTAAAGTGCGTATTATTCAGGCATGGCATCCACGCTATCATAACTGCTCTTCTCATAAATGGCTGCGTGATATCTCAAAAGATTTACTCGATTTCTAA